The sequence below is a genomic window from Streptosporangium lutulentum.
CGACGGGCTTGACGATGCGTACCCGCACGTCGCCGACCCCGGCCGCCACCGTGATCCACTTCTCGTCGACGTCGGGCTTGTCGATCGGGGCGGCCTGCAGGTCGTCCAGCACCTTGCGGGCGCCGTCGGGCCCCAGCTCGTACAGGAAGGGCGGGTTCGACGTCGCCTTCGCCAGTTCCCAGGCGGCCTGTTCCAGAACGTGTCTGCTCATGATCTGTTTTCCTCACTCGTGATTTCCTGATGGCCGGCGAGCACGCCGTGGCCCGGTATCCCACCGGCGTCGATCTGCCGGTGGGTGCCGTGGCACAGCGGTTCGTCGCCGGAATGGTCACAGCGGCGCGGCGCGCAGGTGTCCCCGGTCGTCAGGGGCTCACCCGGTCGGCGCGTTCTTCTCCGAAGGGACGATCTTGCGTTCGCGCCGGAGGCGCGCGACGCCGCCGCCGTACACGACCTACCGGCCGTCGCGGGGCAGGACGATCCGCCGCCGGTCGTCGAGGCTCTGTCAGCGTGACTCGGGCGGCACGTAGTCGAAGGTCGGCCCGGCCGTGGTCCCGTCCCCGTCCGGCATCCGCATCAGAGCCTGGGCCTGGCCCTTGAGCGCGAACATGGTGCCGGTGGCGTCAGCCATCTGCTTCGGATCGCCGTTGAACGCCTGCTCCAGCAGATGCAGAAGGGTGCAGTAGGTGTGGTTGAACTCCTCCTGGGCGGTGCGGATCGCGCTGCCCGGGGCGTGGTCGTCCAGCCGGGGGTCGCGCCGCATCGGCAGGACACCGGTCGGATCCACCGAGATCGTCTCGCCGGTGGGCCCGGATCGCGGGGTGTCGCCGCGCCGGTAGCGCCGGCCCGCCTGAAGCTCCTGGAAGCGGTAGTAGTGGCCGACCTCGTCGCGTTCGGGGTGGAAGACGTCCTGGTCGCCGTCCCAGACCTCGCCGTGGGAGGTGCCCTCGCCCTGCTCGACGATCTCCCGCAGCGCCGCCAGCGCGGAGTCCAGGCCGTCGACCGCGATCAGCCGCCCGGCGGTGTGCCGGAAGTGGCCGGCGTTCACCTGGTGGGCCGGGTCGCCGCTGAAGACCGCCCGCTCGCCGAGCCGGTCGCACAGGGCGCGCAGTCCCTGTTCGATCGCGGTGTAGAACTGCCCGATCGTCTCGTAGTCGTCGCCTTCCGCCGGTGCGCCGGGTGGCGCGGGTCGTTCAAGGCGCAGGAACATCTCCAGCGCGTCGGCGCCGAAGGGCACCAGCGACAGCTCCAGGGACCGGTCGCCGTGGGGCAGCCGCCGGGGATGCGGCGGCAGCGTCGTGGGTGTGTCCAGGCGGGGCCGGCCGCCGACGGCGTTGAGCAGGTTCGCCGCGAGCGCCAGGTGCAGCATCTCCTCGACGAAGACGCCGCCCACCACCTCGACGGCTTCGGGGTTGCGCTCGGGGTCCAGCGAGTACAGCGCGCACAGGTACGGCGGCAGGGTCGCGTGTTCCAGCTCGATCGCCCACTGCAGGTGCTCACGGAGACTGTCGAGGGTGTCGATCCGCGCCGGCGGGGCGGCAGCGGCCCCTTGCGGTGGTGAGTGTTTCATGTCTGTCATACCTCGGTTGTCGAAAAGGGGCGGATCGCGCCGCCGCCAGACGGGCGCCGGGGGTATGGGCGCGGCACGCCCTGTCGTCGGCCTACTTGCCGGTGGCGGCCCGGTCGAGCCAGTCGCGGTACCGGATCTGGCCGAGGGTGGCGCCCTCACCGGGGACCAGCGTGCGCTCGCCCGGCACGCTGCCGAAGTAGTGCGCCTGCGGGTCGGCGACCACCTCACGCGGGTCGCCCCATGCGGCCAGGGCCTTCCTGAAGAAGTCATCCATCCGGAACCGCTCGGGTCCGCCGACCTCGGTCCTGCCGTTCAGCGGCGTTCCCACCGCGACCCGGCCGACCGCCTGGGCGACGTCGTCGCCGGCCATGGGCTGGAAGAGCACGGGCGCGATCCGTACCTTGTCGCCGTCGGTGGCCTCGTCCGCGATGCTCCGGACGAACTCGAAGAACTGGGTGGCGTGCACGAGCGAGAACGGGATCGACGAGTTCTCGATCATCGTCTCCTGGGCGATCTTCGCCGCGAAGTAGCCGTTGTCCGGCATCCGCTCGGTGCCCACGACCGACAGCGCGACGTGGTGACCGACGCCGGCCGCCGCCTCGGCCGCGAGCACGTTGCGGGTGGAGGTCTCGAAGAACTCCATCACCGCGGTGTCCTCGAACGACGGGGAGTTCGACACGTCGATCACCACCGACGCGCCCTTCAGCACCTCGGCCAGCCCCTCACCGGTGAGGGTGTTGACACCGGTGTTGGGCGCCGCCGCGACCGCCTCGTGACCGTGCTCCCCCAGCTTGGTCACCAGCTTCGACCCGATGAGACCGGTCCCGCCGATTACCACGATCTTCATGGTGAACCTTCCTGTCAGCCGGGGCGCCTGTTGCCAACCGGTCGCCATCTAAGACCGGGCAGCCGCCGGTCTCGTGACAGCCGCCGCGAAATTCTTTTCCGGACCGCTGCTGGAACCGTCGGAAACGATCGCCATCTCCGCAGCCGGCGGGCACGGAGCTCACGCCTTTGTGCGATGTGCGCGGTGACTCGGCGGGAGAGCGTTCATGCGCAGGGCCGAACGTCACGGAAAGGCGCATCATGAACGTTGAACTCCCGGGTTCGTGCACCCATGTGCATGGGACACGTCCACCCGTTCCGGCCGGTTACGCCGACGGCTGCGAGGAGTGCCTGCAGACGGGTGGCCAATGGGTGGAACTGCGTGAATGCCTGGCCTGCGGCTATGTCGGCTGTTGCGACACCTCCCCCGGCCGGCACGCCGCCGCGCACTGGGCGGCCACCGCCCATCCGGCGACCGCCTCCTTGGAGCCCGGCGACCGGTGGGGGTGGTGCTATGCCGACCGGCACTATCTCAGGTCCGTCCGGCGGGACCGCGCATCGTGGCGGAGTCGTGTTCGAGGACGAGCCGGGTGAGCTCGACACGTGAGCCGATCCCGAGCTTGGCGAAGGCGTGCCACAGATGGGTGCTGACCGTGTGCGGGGACAGGAAGAGCCGGTCGGCGACCTGCTTGTTGGTGGCGCCGTCCGCGACCAGCCTGACGATCTGCAGTTCGGAGGCGGTGAGACTGTCCCAGCCCTCGGTCGGCCTGCCGGAAACGGCGCGCGATCGGCGCTCGCCCATGCCCTTGAGACGGTCACGCA
It includes:
- a CDS encoding ferritin-like domain-containing protein, whose translation is MKHSPPQGAAAAPPARIDTLDSLREHLQWAIELEHATLPPYLCALYSLDPERNPEAVEVVGGVFVEEMLHLALAANLLNAVGGRPRLDTPTTLPPHPRRLPHGDRSLELSLVPFGADALEMFLRLERPAPPGAPAEGDDYETIGQFYTAIEQGLRALCDRLGERAVFSGDPAHQVNAGHFRHTAGRLIAVDGLDSALAALREIVEQGEGTSHGEVWDGDQDVFHPERDEVGHYYRFQELQAGRRYRRGDTPRSGPTGETISVDPTGVLPMRRDPRLDDHAPGSAIRTAQEEFNHTYCTLLHLLEQAFNGDPKQMADATGTMFALKGQAQALMRMPDGDGTTAGPTFDYVPPESR
- a CDS encoding SDR family oxidoreductase is translated as MKIVVIGGTGLIGSKLVTKLGEHGHEAVAAAPNTGVNTLTGEGLAEVLKGASVVIDVSNSPSFEDTAVMEFFETSTRNVLAAEAAAGVGHHVALSVVGTERMPDNGYFAAKIAQETMIENSSIPFSLVHATQFFEFVRSIADEATDGDKVRIAPVLFQPMAGDDVAQAVGRVAVGTPLNGRTEVGGPERFRMDDFFRKALAAWGDPREVVADPQAHYFGSVPGERTLVPGEGATLGQIRYRDWLDRAATGK
- a CDS encoding UBP-type zinc finger domain-containing protein, which encodes MNVELPGSCTHVHGTRPPVPAGYADGCEECLQTGGQWVELRECLACGYVGCCDTSPGRHAAAHWAATAHPATASLEPGDRWGWCYADRHYLRSVRRDRASWRSRVRGRAG